A single genomic interval of Camelina sativa cultivar DH55 chromosome 11, Cs, whole genome shotgun sequence harbors:
- the LOC104721611 gene encoding pantothenate kinase 2-like, with protein MAGPGDEHDPSLDDKKEAEAKSQVGVGEKDMSPSSVPGTSSIHRSGSRPQLDLSKAEIQGNLEERDPTILLPNQSDDISHLALDIGGSLIKLLYFSRHEDYSNDDDKRKRTIKERLGITNGNLRSYPVLGGRLHFVKFETNKINECLDFIHSKQLHRRDPYPWSSRTLPLGTGVIKVTGGGAYKFADLFKERLGVSIEKEDEMHCLVSGANFLLKAIRHEAFTHMEGEKEFVQIDPNDLYPYLLVNVGSGVSIIKVDGEGKFERVSGTNVGGGTYWGLGRLLTKCKSFDELLELSQKGDNSAIDMLVGDIYGGMDYSKIGLSASTIASSFGKAISENKELDDYRPEDISLSLLRMISYNIGQISYLNALRFGLKRIFFGGFFIRGHAYTMDTISFAVHFWSKGEMQAMFLRHEGFLGALGAFMSYEKHGLDDLMSHQLVERFPMGAPYTGGNIHGPPLGDLNEKISWMEKFVRRGTEITAPVPMTPSKTTGLGGFEVPSSRGSALRSDASALNVGVLHLVPTLEVFPLLDDPKTYEPNTIDLSDQGEREYWLKVLSEHLPDLVDTAVASEGGTEDAKRRGDAFARAFSAHLARLMEEPAAYGKLGLANLLELREECLREFQFVDAYRSIKQRENEASLTVLPDLLEELDSMSEEARLLTLIEGVLAANIFDWGSRACVDLYHKGTIIEIYRMSRNKMQRPWRVDDFDAFKERMLGSGGQQPHRHKRALLFVDNSGADVILGMLPLAREFLRRGTEVVLVANSLPALNDVTAMELPDIVAWAAKHCDILRRAAEMGGLLVDAMVNPGDGSKKDLTSAPLMVVENGCGSPCIDLRQVSSELAAAAKDADLVVLEGMGRALHTNFNAQFKCEALKLAMVKNQRLAEKLIKGNIYDCVCRYEPPSL; from the exons atggcgGGGCCAGGAGATGAGCATGATCCAAGTCTTGACGATAAAAAAGAAGCTGAAGCAAAATCTCAGGTTGGTGTTGGTGAGAAAGATATGTCTCCTTCTTCTGTTCCGGGGACTTCTTCAATCCACAGATCAGGCTCTAGGCCTCAGCTTGATCTTAGCAAAGCTGAAATCCAGGGCAATCTCGAGGAGAGAGATCCCACTATTTTGTTGCCTAATCAGTCTGATGATATCTCTCATTTAGCTCTTGATATCGGAG GGTCTTTGATAAAGCTGCTGTATTTTTCACGGCATGAGGACTACtcgaatgatgatgataagcgGAAGAGGACGATCAAGGAGAGATTGGGTATAACCAATGGCAACTTGAGAAGCTATCCTGTTCTTGGTGGGAGACTTCATTTTGTCAAGTTTGAGACTAACAAAATTAATGAGTGTTTGGATTTTATTCATTCCAAGCAGCTTCATCGCCGAG ATCCTTATCCTTGGAGTTCCAGGACATTGCCTTTGGGGACTGGTGTTATCAAG GTCACAGGTGGCGGGGCCTATAAATTTGCAGACTTGTTCAAGGAACGGCTGGGCGTTAGtattgagaaagaagatgagatgCATTGCCTTGTTTCTGGGGCAAATTTTTTGCTCAAA GCTATTCGACATGAAGCCTTCACGCACATGGAGGGTGAGAAAGAATTTGTACAGATAGATCCTAATGACTTGTATCCCTATCTTCTTGTGAACGTTGGATCTGGTGTTAGCATAATCAAG GTTGATGGAGAAGGAAAGTTTGAACGTGTGAGTGGGACTAATGTTGGTGGTGGTACCTACTGGGGCTTAGGAAGACTTCTAACGAAGTGCAAGAG ttttgatGAGTTGTTAGAACTCAGCCAAAAGGGAGATAATAGTGCCATTGACATGCTTGTTGGTGATATTTATGGGGGCATGGATTACTCCAAG ATTGGTCTCTCTGCTTCAACAATAGCTTCTAGTTTTGGCAAGGCTATCTCTGAAAATAAAGAACTGGACGATTACAGACCCGAAGATATTTCCTTGTCTCTATTGCGGATGATTTCATACAATATTGGGCAG ATATCATATTTGAACGCCCTTCGCTTTGGGTTGAAGCGAATATTTTTTGGAGGATTTTTCATAAGGGGCCATGCATATACCATGGACACAATTTCGTTTGCAGTACATTTCTG GTCCAAAGGAGAGATGCAAGCTATGTTCTTGAGGCATGAAGGTTTTCTGGGTGCTCTGGGTGCGTTCATGAGCTATGAGAAGCACGGATTGGATGATTTAATGTCACATCAGTTGGTTGAGAGGTTCCCTATGGGTGCACCATATACTGGAGGAAATATTCACGGACCACCACTCGGTGATTTGAACGAGAAG ATTTCGTGGATGGAAAAGTTTGTGCGTAGAGGAACTGAAATAACTGCTCCTGTACCGATGACTCCATCAAAAACGACTGGGCTTGGAGGGTTTGAAGTTCCTTCATCCAGAGGTAGTGCTCTAAGATCTGATGCCAGTGCATTAAACGTTGGTGTTCTCCATCTTGTGCCCACACTGGAGGTGTTTCCATTGCTGGATGACCCAAAAAC GTATGAGCCTAATACAATTGATCTATCAGATCAAGGCGAACGAGA GTACTGGCTCAAAGTTTTGTCCGAGCATTTGCCAGACCTTGTTGATACG GCTGTGGCAAGTGAAGGAGGAACTGAGGATGCGAAAAGGCGTGGTGATGCTTTTGCTCGTGCTTTTTCAGCTCATTTGGCAAG ATTAATGGAAGAGCCAGCTGCATATGGAAAGCTGGGGCTAGCAAATCTCTTGGAACTTAGGGAAGAATGCTTAAGGGAATTCCAGTTTGTTGATGCCTATAGAAGCATCAAGCAAAG GGAGAACGAGGCATCACTTACTGTTTTACCTGATTTACTGGAGGAGCTTGATTCGATGAGCGAG GAGGCAAGGTTGCTTACACTTATAGAAGGTGTTCTTGCTGCAAACATATTCGACTGGGGATCTCGAGCATGTGTGGATCTATATCACAAAGGAACCATTATTGAAATATACAGAATGAGTCGCAACAAGATGCAGAGACCGTGGAGG GTAGATGATTTTGATGCTTTCAAAGAAAGGATGCTTGGATCTGGAGGTCAGCAGCCTCATCGACATAAAAGAGCGTTACTTTTTGTTGATAACTCTGGAGCAGACGTTATTCTTGGGATGCTTCCTCTTGCCCGAGAGTTTCTCCGTCGTGGGACTGAA GTTGTTCTAGTAGCAAACTCTCTTCCTGCTCTTAACGACGTTACCGCTATGGAACTCCCTGATATAGTTGCATGGGCTGCTAAG CACTGTGACATCTTGAGGAGAGCGGCAGAAATGGGAGGCTTACTTGTGGATGCGATGGTAAATCCGGGAGATGGGTCAAAGAAGGATTTAACTTCAGCACCATTGATGGTTGTTGAAAATGGATGCGGAAGTCCTTGCATCGACCTCAGACAAGTCAGCTCTGAGCTTGCAGCCGCTGCCAAAGACGCTGATCTT GTTGTCTTGGAAGGTATGGGAAGAGCACTTCACACCAACTTCAACGCTCAATTCAAATGCGAGGCTCTCAAG CTAGCAATGGTTAAAAATCAGAGATTGGCTGAGAAGTTGATAAAAGGAAACATATATGATTGTGTATGTAGATACGAGCCTCCCTCTCTTTAA